The following is a genomic window from Segatella hominis.
TGCAAAGGCTTCATTACTTTTTTGAAGACTTGCACCTACAATGATGGAAAGAAACAACTCAGCACCACCACTTGCCGTATGTTCGTCAACTATTTCGGCTCGTCATTGGCAAAGGCAGTAAGGGACGGACTGATTGAGCAAAATCCATTCTTGCTGTTGGAGGCAAAGGAGAAGCCACAGAAGCGAGTGGCTGAGCGTGAGTTTCTGACGATAGAGGAAATAAAGAAGGTGATGAACACACCATGCCGTTATGAACTGGTGAAGAAAGCCTTTCTATTCTCCTGTTTCACCGGTCTGCGATATAGCGACATGAAAGCCTTGAACTGGAGTGAAATCCACAAGGCTGCTGACGGCAAGACAGAATACATTGACCATATCCAAGTCAAGACCAAGGATAGAGTAACCATCCCCTTGTCGGAAGAAACAAAGAAGTGGATGCCTAAAAGAGAAGAAGGCATAGACAACATCTTCCACAACTTGACAATCACATCTACAACTGTAGAAGTGGTGCTGAAAGAATGGATGGAGGCAGCAGGAATAACCAAGCATATAACCTACCATTGCTCACGACATACAGCGGCTACGATGCTCCTGACTCTTGGTGCAAGTATCTATGTAGTAAGCAAGATACTTGGACACAAGAGCATCAAGATGACGGAGATTTACGCGAAGATAGTTGACAAGAAGAAGTTGGAAACCGTGAACCTCGTGAACGGAATGTTTGACCAAATACCAGTAATACAATGAAGATAGAAATCAAGGAACGTAAGCTGACGGAAGGCAAAAGAGCCTTATATCTGGAATACTACGAGACTGGCTTCCGCAAGAGAGAAAACCTGCACCTCTATCTCTTGCCCGATGATGCCGTTGGTGCTGCAAAGCACAATCGGCTTACATACAACAAGGCTATGGAGATACGAGCAGAGCGCATCCTCACCCCTCCTGTATTGGAGAAAGAGAATGCCAAAAGCGAAGAACAAGGCAACGGCTTGACTTGGCTGCAATGGTGCGATGACTATATCAAATGGTCTGTTGATTGTGGCAACTGCAAGAAGATGATAGGTCATAAGAATGTTGTCCGTAAGCGTATAGCCACTTATCTGCGAAGAGTAGATAAGAAAGAAATCCTGCTGAAAGATGTCAGTAAAGATGAAATTTGCGGTCTTTTTGATTATATGCGCAACAAGTATCGCAACAAACGCCAAATCAAGACCAACGGAGGACGGTTGGCTGATTACACATTACTGTTGTTTGAGGAAACTGTCAAAGCGATATTTAATAAGGCTATGCGTGAAGGACTTGTAAAATTCAATCCTGTACACAGTCTAAACAAGTTGGAACGCTTCCATGCTCCTGACAAACACAGAGAGTATCTTACGCCCGAAGAACTCACACGTTTCCTGGCGGTGGAAGCTGAATGCGAGAATGAACGAACCGTACAACTCGCATTTGGCTTATCATCCATGACAGCCCTTCGCCTTGGCGATATGCAGCATCTGAGGTGGTGTGATATTAAAATGATAGATGGCGTACCGACAATCAGCATCATACAGCGAAAGACAAAGCGTCCTGCCATTATTCCGCTCAATGAAATGGCGCAATCGTTGTTGCCACCTCGGGCGGATGACAATCCGGAAAGTCTTGTGTTTCACCTTGTCAAGAAGTCAGACAACGTATCTAAATACGTAAGAAGACTTAAAGAAAAGGCTGGCATAGAAAAGGATTTGACCTACCATTGCTCACGGCATACGACAGCATCGTTGGCTATCTCAGCAGGAGCAGACATATCAGCAGTGAAGGATGTTTTGGGACATGGAAGCATCACTTCAACCGAAGTTTATGCAAAAGTGGCTCTTGAAAAGAAGATAGGGGCGGTCAATCTGTTTAATGGCGTGTTTGATTGAGACATACAGCA
Proteins encoded in this region:
- a CDS encoding site-specific integrase; its protein translation is MGRKKKEIRLKEPVRIREKKIAGGNISLYLDIYQKGLRKKETLKLYLVPEINAATKLQNANTRKLAEQIKAQRILDIQREGLVDWDKVKKSRMTLTKWMDDFVKYNAELSESSMKTKRNTHARIDQYLLHIGKPEFLLKDVDKEFCKGFITFLKTCTYNDGKKQLSTTTCRMFVNYFGSSLAKAVRDGLIEQNPFLLLEAKEKPQKRVAEREFLTIEEIKKVMNTPCRYELVKKAFLFSCFTGLRYSDMKALNWSEIHKAADGKTEYIDHIQVKTKDRVTIPLSEETKKWMPKREEGIDNIFHNLTITSTTVEVVLKEWMEAAGITKHITYHCSRHTAATMLLTLGASIYVVSKILGHKSIKMTEIYAKIVDKKKLETVNLVNGMFDQIPVIQ
- a CDS encoding tyrosine-type recombinase/integrase, coding for MKIEIKERKLTEGKRALYLEYYETGFRKRENLHLYLLPDDAVGAAKHNRLTYNKAMEIRAERILTPPVLEKENAKSEEQGNGLTWLQWCDDYIKWSVDCGNCKKMIGHKNVVRKRIATYLRRVDKKEILLKDVSKDEICGLFDYMRNKYRNKRQIKTNGGRLADYTLLLFEETVKAIFNKAMREGLVKFNPVHSLNKLERFHAPDKHREYLTPEELTRFLAVEAECENERTVQLAFGLSSMTALRLGDMQHLRWCDIKMIDGVPTISIIQRKTKRPAIIPLNEMAQSLLPPRADDNPESLVFHLVKKSDNVSKYVRRLKEKAGIEKDLTYHCSRHTTASLAISAGADISAVKDVLGHGSITSTEVYAKVALEKKIGAVNLFNGVFD